In one window of Neofelis nebulosa isolate mNeoNeb1 chromosome 15, mNeoNeb1.pri, whole genome shotgun sequence DNA:
- the SNRPE gene encoding small nuclear ribonucleoprotein E isoform X2, with the protein MAYRGQGQKVQKVMVQPINLIFRYLQNRSRIQVWLYEQVNMRIEGCIIGFDEYMNLVLDDAEEIHSKTKSRKQLGRIMLKGDNITLLQSVSN; encoded by the exons ATGGCGTACCGCGGCCAGGGCCAAAAAGTGCAGAAGGTGATGGTGCAGCCCATC AACCTCATCTTCAGATACTTGCAAAAT AGATCTCGGATTCAGGTGTGGCTTTATGAGCAAGTGAACATGCGGATAGAGGGCTGTATCATT ggttttgatgagtACATGAACCTCGTATTAGATGATGCAGAAGAGATTCATTCTAAAACAAAGTCAAGAAAACAACTGG GTCGGATCATGCTAAAAGGAGATAATATTACCCTGCTCCAAAGTGTCTCCAACTAG